The DNA window TTGGAAACAATCGTACCAAGATCATATCTCAATCCACACGGAAGAAACGGCAGAAATGAGTGATGACGAATCCTGACACCTTCAGTGTATTAGAACAAATTGGCAAATGGCCTCTATTATCACATGATAGTACTACACATCCTTCCAATCTattaatcaatcatcaaGAAACCTTCCCATCAAATCCTTCCTGGTGCCAATCTCCATGCTGCGCATCCGCGACGGAATCAGCGAGTCCTTTCGCACCTCCAGCAGCTGCAACCGCTTGACCTAAATGACTTCCATGTTGATCTACATCCACACTACCTAGCCAATATAGAGAAAAGAACACCAGCAAATGAAGAGCCACGCAATAACCTGCGAAGAGGTTTCGACTAGTTCTAGTTGCTAATACCATTCTAGTGATCGAGAAGACTATTCTTTCGGGTAAGCTCATACGTTTATACGCGCGAGCCGATTCTCGCCCACGGAATGCCGCGAAAGGCGATATGTTGGATTCGTATGCTGAACGGTATCGATTTAATGCCAGTCCTGAAGAAGTCGATGAGGAAATCTGCACTGTAGATGGATTGGGGTTGGTAGCATAAGATGAGGCCGATGAAGCTGTTGGACCCGCTCGGTTGTATGTTGATATATATCTTGTCTTTTCATACAGGTTCAGATTATCCTTTTGCAAAGCAGAGATTTCCTGCCTAAGTGACGATACCGTGCGGTGGCTTTCGGAAAGCTCATTCTCTAATTCTGAGTTACGTTTCTTGAATCGATCACGCTGAGCGGTAATCATAGGAAGAATACCAGAACCTCCCCCTACAGGCTCACCTGATCTAAGAACGTCCACAGGTGTGCTGCCCATGGGCGTCCTGGGATCAAATCCAGATATAATCGATGATGTAGGAGATATCCTGCGGTTCCTCGACGCAAATTGGCCGATTGCTGATTGAGGATAGCGACTTGTATATGTTCCGGCCACGGAAGGAGCAGAAGGATATGCGCTCACCCCGTTTTGCATATTCGTCAAATCATTCTCCAATGTAGTGACCAAAGTTTGCGCCTTTTCTAACTCGGCATTAGTCGTAGAAAGAGTTTCCTGCATAGTTTGCAAACGACTCTGTAAATCTTGATGAGAAACTCTTAAAATTGTGAGCTCATCACTCAATTTTTTGTTTCTGGCAAGAAGAAGTTGCTCCAATGTCTCCCCTTTCGCTTTTCCGGATGGGCCATTTCCTGTAGGTTCTGGGATATTGGAACTAGCCCCGATATCTTGCGTTTCATCGTCATCTCCCATAGAAAATTCGATACTCTTCAGAACTTCCAGTTCTTGCTTGACATCCTCATAATCGCTCCATTTTTGGACTTTAGTCTTCAATGAATCACGTTCTTCTTTAAGCATCCCAATTTCTCTCTCTAGACTTCGGAGCTTAGTATCAAGATCTCGCTTTTTGGAATCCCTTTCAACTCTTGCTGCGTCTAACTTCCTCAATAACGATGAATTTTCTGATCTTAAGCGCAAGTAGGCTGGCTCGTCTTCCAAAGCCAATGCTGGCTGACTTGGGACCTGGGAAGCAGACTGAGCTAATTCTATTCGCAGTTGTTCATTTCGAGCTTCAACTTCTGCTAAACGGACGCTTGTACGCTCCAAATCAGATGTGACCATCTCCAATTCCGCACTCGTAACATGCCCGCGACTTCCATCCTCTGCATTCTCGGATTGTCCCAGACGCTGATTGACCTCGTAGCTCGCCTTGATTTCATTCAATAAGCGCTCTTGATTTTCCACCTTTTCTTCTAGTGATTTCTCTTTCGCTTCCCAATTgtccttcttttcttccagaaCAGCGGCCCAAGAAGTTTCGACATCTTTCACCTTGGTTTCTAGACCTTCCTCTAGATTTTTGCGCGTAGTTCGTTCGGTTTCTAATCTGGATTCCGTATCCTCTAATTGGCTCGTGAGCTTGCTGACACTTTTCTGGAGATGCTCATTCTCCTGTGTGATCTTAGGAAGCGTATCCTCAGATAGCAGAAGGGAATCGACAGATGCTTCAAGCAAAGGATATGGATCTGGCGCCTCGGATAAGGACGAGTATACTTGAAGGAAAGCTGAATTCGTAGACTTTGAGTGGTTTGTGAGGAGGTCTATGAAGGTCTGATACGCTGTGGTAGATATTTGTGTCAGTACGGCAATACATTGCGAACTTCGAGATATACTAACCTTTCAGTAACCCTTTGATCTCAGATAGCTTATTTGTGTCGTCTAACTTCCGGAAATCCTTCGTCTTTTGTGCCAATTCCTTGCGCTGCACGGTGGAGTCCCTCTGATATTGAACAATTTCTGAAGCGGTATTGTCAAGGGACGGGATCATGGAGGTAAGGTCGATTGCTATTCATAATTAGCACGAGTATTGAAGTCCTACGGAACATCAGGGACTCACTCCTCCACGCCGAAATTGCCTTTTGAAACTTATTGTCCCCATCTTGTCCTGAAGCTACATGATCTGCGGGCGGAGATGGAGGGCTTGACACCGAAGCTGCCAGTGCTGATTCTGCGAAGTCGGTCATTGTACTATCGACATGCAAAGGATCATAACCATTTGTTGGTGGGATTGGGGTCAGGTCGAGTCAAAATCATGAATCCTCCGTTGAAGTTATTTCTCGTAGTATAATTGATGAGCAGGTCTCGTAGGGTGAATCCAAGCCTCCAAGTATTCACAgcattgatatatattaatactgATATGATGCTTCATCTCACACGCAAGCTGCAAGGTGTTCGTTAATGCTTATTGGATAACCCAATACTTCAGACGTTCAGGGTGTACCTTGGCGAGTAAACATCCCTGTAATCGCAGCCTTACTACGCTTCCCACAGGGCACGAGAGCCTAAACCAAACCAGACCAAACCATTGATCACCAGCCATCATCCAATGCGCCGCAAAAGCAGCTCAACGGCCATGAGTGATCGCTTTTGCATTGGCCATGATAATTATAACTTCGTAAGAAGCCCTTAAAGATGGCTTCAAATGATCCAGAAGATGTTTCGGATCCAAGCAAAAGGAAACGAAGAGTTCAAGAAAATGGTCCTTATGTTCTACGCAGCCTGATTGAGGACTTGCCCTTGTCtgcagatggagatagaACTGATATAGAAATCAATTGTGTGGAATTTCTAGGTGAGCAATTCCTCTTTATATTCCCGTCGTGTTCTTCTATTGCTAATGTACATTCACAGATCAGAACCTATATATTGGGACGTCGGCCTCGGAAATCCTCCACTTCGTACAGATTCCCCCGGATCCTGCCGACATATCTGGAAAGCCCTCTTATATTCTGGCTTCGAGATTACCGCCTGCCTATCATGAGCCGTCTACTCGAGAAAGACCCGGTGTCCAACAGATTCTGCTGCT is part of the Botrytis cinerea B05.10 chromosome 10, complete sequence genome and encodes:
- the Bccoy1 gene encoding Bccoy1 — protein: MTDFAESALAASVSSPPSPPADHVASGQDGDNKFQKAISAWRTIDLTSMIPSLDNTASEIVQYQRDSTVQRKELAQKTKDFRKLDDTNKLSEIKGLLKAYQTFIDLLTNHSKSTNSAFLQVYSSLSEAPDPYPLLEASVDSLLLSEDTLPKITQENEHLQKSVSKLTSQLEDTESRLETERTTRKNLEEGLETKVKDVETSWAAVLEEKKDNWEAKEKSLEEKVENQERLLNEIKASYEVNQRLGQSENAEDGSRGHVTSAELEMVTSDLERTSVRLAEVEARNEQLRIELAQSASQVPSQPALALEDEPAYLRLRSENSSLLRKLDAARVERDSKKRDLDTKLRSLEREIGMLKEERDSLKTKVQKWSDYEDVKQELEVLKSIEFSMGDDDETQDIGASSNIPEPTGNGPSGKAKGETLEQLLLARNKKLSDELTILRVSHQDLQSRLQTMQETLSTTNAELEKAQTLVTTLENDLTNMQNGVSAYPSAPSVAGTYTSRYPQSAIGQFASRNRRISPTSSIISGFDPRTPMGSTPVDVLRSGEPVGGGSGILPMITAQRDRFKKRNSELENELSESHRTVSSLRQEISALQKDNLNLYEKTRYISTYNRAGPTASSASSYATNPNPSTVQISSSTSSGLALNRYRSAYESNISPFAAFRGRESARAYKRMSLPERIVFSITRMVLATRTSRNLFAGYCVALHLLVFFSLYWLGSVDVDQHGSHLGQAVAAAGGAKGLADSVADAQHGDWHQEGFDGKVS